Genomic segment of Myxococcus stipitatus:
CCTCCTGGGCGTGGCGGGCTTCGTCGAGGACGTGGACGCGCGGGCGGCGGAGGTGGCCGCGCGTGCCGTGGCTCCGGCGCCCGTGCCCGTCGTCGCGGAACCACCTCCCGCCGAGCCCCTCGCCGCCAAGGGCACCCCCTTCTCCGACGAGGACGTGAGCGCGCGAGATGCCCTCGTGTCGGCCTTCCTCGCGCACCGGAGCAAGGACCCGTTCGCGCTGCTGGAGGTCCCCGAGGACGTGCAGCCCCTGCCGCTGCGCCGGGCCTTCCTCGCGTGGGCGGAGCGCTTCTCGCCCCTGCGCTTCCAGACGCCCGAGCTCAAGGAGAAGGCGGAGGCGCTGCTGGCCGCCTACGCGAAGGCCTACGGGAGTCTGTCGGATGCGGAACAGAACGCCCTCTGGCGAAAGCGCCGCGCGGCGCACCGGGAGAAGGAGCGGGCCGCCACAGGACGCCCCAGCACCGCCGAGCAGTTCCGCATCCGGACAGACCTCCTGGACGCGACCACCCAGTTCGAGGAGGCCCGCCGCCGCCTGGCAGCCGGCAACCCCTCGGGCGCGTTCGAGTACCTCGAGTACGCCTGCGACATCGAGCCCAAGCCCCTGCATCACGCCTGGCGGGCCTGGGCGCGCTACCTCATGAAGCCCGAGGCGCACGGCCGCCTGGCCCTCCAGGAGCTCCAGGAGGTGGTCCGCCAGGAGCCCGCGCTCGAGGAGGGCTGGGCCTTCCTGGGCGAGGTGGCTCAAGGCGAGGGGCAGACGGGCCTGGCCGAGGAG
This window contains:
- a CDS encoding tetratricopeptide repeat protein gives rise to the protein MFPSPSQVLRQREGLLADTPFPLLLHALMVEERTCTLELKVRQREKRILIEEGSPVACQSNLLHETLGKFLVEKGRLTEADYQKSLSESVSSGMQMGSLLVQKGLISPFDLYKQLQANLAHKLLDCFRWVDAKYRLIADAETPDASVRTNTAQLILTGVEGVMPFDAVATHFTFTDERRFGQMPGVEAGPKLSSKDARLLQQLRQRPTFNELLERTGFDMETVLRRLYALCLLGVAGFVEDVDARAAEVAARAVAPAPVPVVAEPPPAEPLAAKGTPFSDEDVSARDALVSAFLAHRSKDPFALLEVPEDVQPLPLRRAFLAWAERFSPLRFQTPELKEKAEALLAAYAKAYGSLSDAEQNALWRKRRAAHREKERAATGRPSTAEQFRIRTDLLDATTQFEEARRRLAAGNPSGAFEYLEYACDIEPKPLHHAWRAWARYLMKPEAHGRLALQELQEVVRQEPALEEGWAFLGEVAQGEGQTGLAEESFRKAFKLNPKNRRYVDLIQQLARRR